Part of the Colius striatus isolate bColStr4 chromosome 4, bColStr4.1.hap1, whole genome shotgun sequence genome, GCCGCCGAGCGCTTCCGCCTGCGCGTTTCCAGGGCAACGCGGCGCCCCGGGCCCCCGTGAGTACCGTCCGCCGCCCGCGGGGGAGCGCGAACTCCTGGGCTGTTTCCTCTGTCGCGGGCCTGCTTGTCCGGCAGGGTCCGCAGCGCCAAACGGGCCGGGCCGGCCGGGTCCCGCGGCACCGCCTGTGCCCAGGCCTCCCGCCCCGCGGGGTGGGTAAGCAGTGCCTCAGGCCATCCTCAGGAGCCCGTCCCGGATCCCAGGGGCAGGCCTGCGATTTTACGTGATGAAGCTGGGCAAAAGACCTTTTTGTGTCCCCCAGAGACAGATCGAGGGAGGGACCCTCCTGGGGACCGCTCTGAGCCCCAGCTCCGCTGGCCAGCAAAGCCGCCGGGGTTCAGAGAGAGGTTTTCAAGCTAAACGGTACTGCACTGACTCGCTTGCATTCCGATGTTGGATAGCACCACGTCTGGGCAAAAGGAAGGGTATAGTCACCATACACAACTTTGTATGTTATAACAGACTCAAGACAGAATTTAATCATTGCTTTTTAACTTGTTTGTGCAGCCGGAGTCGGTGGGACTGGTTAACGGCAGGAGATGTCCACTCCCCCTCTCGCTGGGGCAGGCATGCCGCCCGGGGCATTCACGGGGACACAGGCTCAGGCAGCTAGGGAGGTAAACACAGCTTCTCTTTGTCGAATTGGCCAAGAGACTGTGCAGGACATTGTGTTTCGAACCATGGAAATCTTCCAGTTACTGAGGAACATGCAGGTGAGAAATTACTTTCATTTTATGGTCTTTAGCTTCACATGTTTTTACCAACTGCAGGTATATGTAGGCACAGGAAGTAGCTCAGGacatttaaatacataaagTCGGTCAAACTGCCTTGTGAATACTGCTCCATGTGTTTACTTAAATTCAGAAATGTTGACTTTTCACTGCCCCCACAATAAATGTGCTCTAAATACACTAagtgtttgtgttttcctttttgaagtcGGTTTATATATGCCAGTTATGTTTCTCTGGTTTTATTAACATCGGGGGAGTAATTTTAGAGgagttttcattctttttccataatATTTTCCACCTAGAATTTCTTGatgtttcttcttgttgttaAGTTGATCATAGTCCTTCTTTGTGGCTATTTACTGAGAAAATATACAAACTTTTGTTGTGTTTCTCTGTTAAGAGCAGAAGATAAGTAATTGCTCCCAGTTCCTCTTATTTTCATGACTCTAGCAGTTTCCTTCTGTAGTTACCTTAGGTGTAGGTGTATGTACTTAAGAGTTTACTGTGAACTCACTTTGTGTCTCTGAATTGTGACCTGGGGTTGAGACACAAAGTCTCAAAGTATAATACTCTGATTACAACAGTGTCATGGTTAAGCATTTTGAAGACACCCACTGAAAAGAGTTACAGAGAAATAGGCACTGACTGAAGTATAGAATACATGAAGCTGTTTGACAGAAGCGATTTAGCACATCAGATGAGCAGATAAACCACAGAATGTTGCTGATGAAGACAAGTAATTTCAGTTATTTCTGTGGGGCTGGTGTGATGGTCTTATTTGAAAATCTACAACCTCCCCTCtgattaattttcatttatttatttggtgtGACTGAAACCttaatgtaatatttttaacCTTTTGGGGTTTTGATTCTCTTAAGTTACCGAATGGTGTTACTTATCATACTGGAACGTATCAAGACAGACTGGGAAAGCTGCAAGAACATCTCCGTCAGCTATCGATACTCTTCAGAAAACTGAGATTAGTCTATGACAAATGCAATGAAAACTGTGCTGGGCTTGATCCTGTTCCCATAGAAGTAAGtatctttatttatttgtaagtTGCAAATCAGAACAACCACTCTGTGCTTAGCATATCATCCATTCTTGTGGGATGCAAGGGACTCATGACAAACAAGTTTTAAATGAGACTGGAATCGTTCAGTGGACTCAATTCTGTGTATTATTTGGAGCTGGTTGAAAGACGATGAAACTTTCACATTAACATCATCAATTCTTATCACTTGGAAGGCATCTAATTTTGAAATCGTACTTCATTTAAAATTTTAGCCATTTTCCTGAGGCTTCTTGGTACATTCACCAGTTTGTGTTGTTTGGTACAGTAGGAAAAGTCTGCTTTAAGCTCTCCCCTGGCAGCCTGGCTCTCTGAGTAATAAGGATTATTCTCTTTTCTGTGGCTATCAATCTGTGCTTCCATAGTTCCCTCGCCTGCCAAGTCAGTATGAACCAAATCTAAATGTGCAGTGATGATGGAAAAGCTGTCAGCATAAGACATTCAGGAAGGAAGATTGGCCAAAATTATTCCTTATAAACTTTTCCTTGCAAGTTAAGTTGTTTGTAATTCCTAGTGATACTCATAAAGCCTATGTTCTATTATGGTTTGAGTTACTACAGCTCTATATTAACCAGAATTGTGCAATTCCTTAATTATTGACCTCTGGATTCTGAGGATAAATCAGTTTTCATGCTTTGTTAACTCGTGTACAATACCTGAATACTTGTGTCTCCTTTAAAAGCCATCAAAGTGTCTTGTTTTTGCATACAGTTGGAATGAAGTCAGAGCTGGtagtttgagggtttttttcactgtttttttctgttaccagGATGTAAAAGAATCTCTGTAGAGAAAATGAGTAGGCCCTTTAAGCTTTTCTTCAATGCAAGATGTCACTGATACCTTGTGCACACAATTTTATACTGATAGTTGGAAttctaattctttttcttctatccCCGTAGTCTTTGCTGTTCTGAAGCTAATAGAATGCCTGCCCTGTATTTTGTTAGTTAGGGCCTGTTACTCTTGTGTCAGTTTTCTTAAattcttatttcagtttttcagtgaTAGTCTCAATCATTTTATTTAATGACTGACATTGTAACCATATCTTTAAAGAATATCAGCTGTTcattttaaacaggaaatagaaGTTTACCGACTACTATTCCTTAGTCTATTATTATTGGTATAAAtgcctttgtgtttttttccttggtatCTGCTAGCAATGTAATAGGTACTGTTATCAACTTTCTGTTAACCAACATAGCAAGGCATGAGAAAAATCTTGAAGTAGGTCTGGCTACAAAGCTTTCTAATTGATTAAATTTCCTGCTTCATTTATGTACTAGATGTAGTTCTtgtctttcctgaaaaatatgggtttttcaaaggaaatgcaCTGCTGTGGATGGTACACTTTATCCATCAGAGAGACGAGTTTTTTTCAAGAGTATTTAGGATCCATACCACTTCTGCTTTATGGTACACAAATGTAGTAAGTTGTTAACCTTTGCTATATTTTCATGGCAAAGTCTAGTCTGGTCATTTCTCTCTATTTTGATAAGTTTGGTAAGAATGACCTGCAAAAATTTTTGTATAGAAGGCAATTATATTTTCAGTGAATGAAATCAAAGTAAGTTTTCCATCAGAATTGCTGAAGGATGCTACTGAATGCCTGCACTCCAGGATAATTAAGTTAATGTGCATGAGATAAACAACTTGTTCCTAGACTTTTAAACTAATATCTTCTTGTTTGTTTACATTGATTACTAGTCTTTCATTtggttgtatctagcaacaggacaaggggtagtgggatgaactggaacacaaaaagattaatttaaacataagaaaaaactgttttactatgagggtgaaggagccttggcacaggctgtccagagagggtgtggagtcttcttccttggaggtctccaagacccacctggacatgttcctatgccacctgacctaggtgaacctgcttctgcaagggggttggactagatgatcttcaaaagtcctttccaacccctaccattctatgattctatgttttttctgtaatgtgtaTGTGAACAAGGATGTAAGTTTGCTATCACCATTAGCTTCTCTCAGTTGAGGACAGAAAAGTCAACAATAGACTGGAGTTAGTGTATTTATGTTACCTGTAAAATGTTACAACTTctagttattttttaataagatgTTAAAAGCGTGGTAGTGTTCTGACACAAaacatgtttgggtttttttcatctactgattctttttatttttaatttttttaggaAGAAACATTAGCATTAATTTAGAAATTATTTGGCAAATATTTTGAACTTTGTAGAAGATTAAAGGAAAGACAGTACGCTGTGTGCTTGAAGAGATCATAGTGGGAAGATTCTTATGGAAAAACTCCCATTGGGTAACTGATAGTCTGGCCTTAAGAACAGCCAAACAGAGGCCCACTGAAATAGCAAGTTGTAATTAGGCTATTAACCACATAGCTATGTAAAGCCAGTCACAATTGTGTTTAGTATATCACTGAAATACTTTATAATAATGATAATTTCATGTTTGGGATATTTCAGACTGTGGAATAGGAAATTTTAAAATCACAGTGTAGAGAGTTGAAAAATGCAAGGATTACCTGTGATAAACATCTTAAAATGTAAAGACTGAGTGCTGCCTGCAGTTGTGAAATTGCTTAGGTAATATGTGGGATTGTGTCTTGTGGAGGCACATCATTTTCCTGGAGAAATGACTGAGGTCATTCCAAGGCCTTTGGGTTTGAGATGGTGAAGTAAGCTTCTCTCCACATCCCCTTCAGTAGTTTGAACCTTTGGAGAAAATGGTAGTAGCTTATGTATCTCCTGTACTGCCTGAGtttaagttctttttttttttccttaagccAATGTCTCTTGTCTTCACAGCAACTTATTCCATACGTTGAGGAAGATGGCTCCAAGCATGATGATCGTGGTGCTGCAAGTCAGCTTCGTTTTGCAAgtgaagagagaagggaaatcATGGAAGTAAATAAGGTAACAAAGCTGAAATTAATTTGCAGTGAACTGTCACATTGTCATTATAAAGCTTAAATGTCTTGGTTGATAGCATGTGTGATGACTGCCATCAAACTTGTTAATAAATACTTCTTGCATGTCAGAATTGTCTTTTAAGCAGTATTTTTTTAGCTTACATCTTCCTGTAGAGTTTAGGTTTTCTGACAGTTTAAACTTGTGCCTCTTTTTAAACTGATGTATATTCTTCAGAATATGATGTGTTATGTTTATACTTAACCCATGAGATACTGGCAGTACAGATTAAGGTAAGGTGTCTGTTGAGCTTATTTCTCTTCAAAACTTTACcttagatattaaaaaaagtattatcaCAATGATGTGAGTTGGTAAAGTGTTTTCAGGGCTTTCTGTACTTTAATGGTTTGAGGGGAACCTTTCCCTTTGTTAAAACATTGCATTTATTGAGTCTTGAGACAGTCAGGAAAAAAGGCACTGTGTAGGATAGAGATGCTGTTAAAGGTTCAGTTTGAGTGGCAGTATGCAATTGAGTACCATTACCAAAGATGGATTTgaatctaaaaataaatatgttgtAGTAAATGCTGAAATAATATTGAGATTAAAATGATGTAGTTTTACCAGACCACAATTTTGAGTCTTGTTTCTTCAGTCTGTAAAGTACAAAGATAGGATTAATTAAGTACTTCTGTAACTGTAATAAAAAGGCATCATCTACAAAAATCACCAAACAAAGggaataaatgaataaaatgtttctttatagAGAGAATAATTGATGGGtttttggcttttaaaacatttatggTATTTTGTCTCCACCAGTTAGAGATGTACTGGATTTTTCACAAGCCATTTATATAGAAAAATGCATGTTTGTTGtacaggagaaaatggggaCTACGTGGATTTAGAGAGAAGCAGTTGTCAACTGTCCTGTTGTATTCTCTCTGTGTATTGCTGATGTAGTGGGGTTGTATGTATTACATTGTATGTAATGTTTTACCATGAATTTATGCACATTTATTTGCAATTTTTCAGCGTTAATAAGCTTAACTGTCCATATTTTCTATGTTTTTGATAGTGTTATGACATGTTTTTGCCCTTGTTGTTGTTCTTGTatgctaattattttttttaaaacctccttGGTGTGATCTTGTGAAAAGAATTTCATAAATGTTTATGATGAGTTCTAAATCTTTAAAAGGTTGATGATTTTACAGGACCATTGGTAGCAAATTGCTGATTAGGAATGTACACAGACGTCCATCTAGGTGGAatttcttctgcagaggggttgggctggatgatctctgaaggtcccttccaaccctaccattctatgattccacttAAATCTGATCTGTATTTACACTTAAATGCCTAGACCTAGTTTTCAGATTTTCCACCGTACATTTTCAAAAGGTAGTTGAACTTTctgtggtgctttttttttttggataaaTACTTGCTAACTGCTGCAAAAGAAATTTAAACTTCTTGGTTTTGAATGTacactgaatatttttcttttgtcactCTCCATTCATCTAAGCACATCCACTACCAGTTTCAAGGTACAGATTTTACTGCATTACAAAACAGGAaatgcttggggtttttttaagacgaaagaaattcttatttttgcaaagaaaaattactaGAATCTAGTCTAACTTGTGACACTGAGTGCTGGACTCAAATAGCTCTCTTTGTCAGGAGCTGGTTCTCCTGACAGCTTTTCAATCCTCTGTGATATGTAATGTCCGTC contains:
- the MED30 gene encoding mediator of RNA polymerase II transcription subunit 30 gives rise to the protein MSTPPLAGAGMPPGAFTGTQAQAAREVNTASLCRIGQETVQDIVFRTMEIFQLLRNMQLPNGVTYHTGTYQDRLGKLQEHLRQLSILFRKLRLVYDKCNENCAGLDPVPIEQLIPYVEEDGSKHDDRGAASQLRFASEERREIMEVNKKLKQKNQQLKQIMDQLRNLIWDINAMLAMRN